Proteins found in one Arachis stenosperma cultivar V10309 chromosome 8, arast.V10309.gnm1.PFL2, whole genome shotgun sequence genomic segment:
- the LOC130943875 gene encoding uncharacterized protein LOC130943875 isoform X1 produces MEERHFIPESGGDQEPPQEAVEVENRREVRLQPGAEEKLVLQFMDSLNSYLSLSHSLSSTLGQAWMELASARHSMGTARLNTSLLDLKFHPASTTLKITEYDVDSVDAKAWFVLRKWVSSEEVEEDEDSTSTKSSERADDDDDVVVRRERAKSLSVFGILIPPKLRAAQLSFERALETLVEMANMRSRFLYSFHQLHQEVEDTKE; encoded by the exons ATGGAGGAACGGCATTTCATTCCCGAAAGTGGCGGCGATCAAGAACCGCCGCAGGAGGCGGTTGAAGTTGAGAATCGACGGGAAGTGCGACTCCAGCCTGGAGCTGAAGAGAAACTCGTGTTGCAATTCATGGACTCACTTAATAGCTATCTTTCCctctctcactctctctcttccaCACTTGGACAA GCATGGATGGAATTAGCGAGTGCGAGGCATTCCATGGGAACTGCACGCCTTAATACTTCTCTTTTGGACCTCAAATTCCATCCAGCTTCTACAACGTTGAAAATTACCGAATATGATG TTGATTCGGTAGATGCAAAAGCATGGTTCGTGTTGCGTAAATGGGTATCCTCtgaagaagttgaagaagatgaagatagTACTAGCACCAAATCTTCTG AACGcgcagatgatgatgatgatgtagtA GTTCGAAGGGAGCGAGCGAAGTCATTGTCAGTCTTTGGAATTTTAATTCCGCCAAAGCTTCGAGCCGCCCAACTGTCATTTGAGAGAG CACTAGAGACACTAGTAGAAATGGCAAATATGCGCTCGAGATTCCTATATTCGTTTCACCAACTTCATCAAGAGGTAGAAGATACTAAGGAATAG
- the LOC130943875 gene encoding uncharacterized protein LOC130943875 isoform X2 — MEERHFIPESGGDQEPPQEAVEVENRREVRLQPGAEEKLVLQFMDSLNSYLSLSHSLSSTLGQAWMELASARHSMGTARLNTSLLDLKFHPASTTLKITEYDDAKAWFVLRKWVSSEEVEEDEDSTSTKSSERADDDDDVVVRRERAKSLSVFGILIPPKLRAAQLSFERALETLVEMANMRSRFLYSFHQLHQEVEDTKE, encoded by the exons ATGGAGGAACGGCATTTCATTCCCGAAAGTGGCGGCGATCAAGAACCGCCGCAGGAGGCGGTTGAAGTTGAGAATCGACGGGAAGTGCGACTCCAGCCTGGAGCTGAAGAGAAACTCGTGTTGCAATTCATGGACTCACTTAATAGCTATCTTTCCctctctcactctctctcttccaCACTTGGACAA GCATGGATGGAATTAGCGAGTGCGAGGCATTCCATGGGAACTGCACGCCTTAATACTTCTCTTTTGGACCTCAAATTCCATCCAGCTTCTACAACGTTGAAAATTACCGAATATGATG ATGCAAAAGCATGGTTCGTGTTGCGTAAATGGGTATCCTCtgaagaagttgaagaagatgaagatagTACTAGCACCAAATCTTCTG AACGcgcagatgatgatgatgatgtagtA GTTCGAAGGGAGCGAGCGAAGTCATTGTCAGTCTTTGGAATTTTAATTCCGCCAAAGCTTCGAGCCGCCCAACTGTCATTTGAGAGAG CACTAGAGACACTAGTAGAAATGGCAAATATGCGCTCGAGATTCCTATATTCGTTTCACCAACTTCATCAAGAGGTAGAAGATACTAAGGAATAG
- the LOC130943875 gene encoding uncharacterized protein LOC130943875 isoform X3 gives MEERHFIPESGGDQEPPQEAVEVENRREVRLQPGAEEKLVLQFMDSLNSYLSLSHSLSSTLGQAWMELASARHSMGTARLNTSLLDLKFHPASTTLKITEYDAWFVLRKWVSSEEVEEDEDSTSTKSSERADDDDDVVVRRERAKSLSVFGILIPPKLRAAQLSFERALETLVEMANMRSRFLYSFHQLHQEVEDTKE, from the exons ATGGAGGAACGGCATTTCATTCCCGAAAGTGGCGGCGATCAAGAACCGCCGCAGGAGGCGGTTGAAGTTGAGAATCGACGGGAAGTGCGACTCCAGCCTGGAGCTGAAGAGAAACTCGTGTTGCAATTCATGGACTCACTTAATAGCTATCTTTCCctctctcactctctctcttccaCACTTGGACAA GCATGGATGGAATTAGCGAGTGCGAGGCATTCCATGGGAACTGCACGCCTTAATACTTCTCTTTTGGACCTCAAATTCCATCCAGCTTCTACAACGTTGAAAATTACCGAATATGATG CATGGTTCGTGTTGCGTAAATGGGTATCCTCtgaagaagttgaagaagatgaagatagTACTAGCACCAAATCTTCTG AACGcgcagatgatgatgatgatgtagtA GTTCGAAGGGAGCGAGCGAAGTCATTGTCAGTCTTTGGAATTTTAATTCCGCCAAAGCTTCGAGCCGCCCAACTGTCATTTGAGAGAG CACTAGAGACACTAGTAGAAATGGCAAATATGCGCTCGAGATTCCTATATTCGTTTCACCAACTTCATCAAGAGGTAGAAGATACTAAGGAATAG